One window from the genome of Nomascus leucogenys isolate Asia chromosome 12, Asia_NLE_v1, whole genome shotgun sequence encodes:
- the LOC101176156 gene encoding small proline-rich protein 2B has protein sequence MSYQQQQCKQPCQPPPVCPTPKCPEPCPPPKCPEPCPPPKCPQPCPPQQCQQKYPPVTPSPPCQPKYPPKSK, from the coding sequence ATGTCTTATCAACAGCAGCAGTGCAAGCAGCCCTGCCAGCCACCTCCTGTGTGCCCCACGCCAAAGTGCCCAGAGCCATGTCCACCCCCGAAGTGCCCTGAGCCCTGCCCACCACCAAAGTGTCCAcagccctgcccacctcagcagTGCCAGCAGAAATATCCTCCTGTGacaccttccccaccctgccagcCAAAGTATCCACCCAAGAGCAAGTAA